The genomic segment CCTCCTGTGGAGCGGAGCCAACGTCACCGTCGGCTTCCGGTCGGCCGTCGAACGCGCGGAGGGCGGCGTCGCGTCGTCGCTCGCGGGGCGACTCCGAGACGGTGTCTGCATCCTCGGGTCGCTCGTCCTCGCGGTGGCCGTCATCGTCGCCACGAGCGCGCTGTTCTCGATATTCCCGACGGGACGGGTCGTCGAGGCAGCGACGCTCGCCGCCCTTCTCGCGGCGCTGACCGTCGTCTTCCTCCCCCTCTACTACGCTCCGTCCCGCCGCGTCACGTCGCTCCGCGGGGCGCTTCCGGGGGCCGTGACCGCCGCCGTCTGTTGGACCTCCATGCTCGCCGTCGTCCACGTCTACGCGGTCAACGCGGACCGCTACGCCGTCTACGGCGTCGTCAGCGGCATCGTCATCGTCCTCACGAGCCTCTACGTCGGCGCACTCGTCCTCCTCGTCGGCGTCGTCGTCAATGCGACGGTGGCCGAGTAGGCGGGGAAGCTCCTCCTCCGGTCCGTCGTCCCTCTTCCGCCCGACTACAGCGCCTCTTTGTACGCCTCGAGCGTCGTCTCGATGTCCTCGTCGGTGTGCGCGTAGGAGACGAACTGCGACTCGAACTGGTTGGCGGTGAGGAAGACGCCGCGCTCTTTCATCTCCTGCCAGAAGATGCGCTCCCAGCGTTCGGTCTCCGCGTCGGCCACGTCCGCGCCGTTCTTCGGGCAGTAGTCGTAGCGCGGGCAGTCCTCGCGCTGTTCGCACCCCGCGGGACAGCAACCGTCGAGGTCGGACGGCCCCTCGCGCGTGAACACGGTCTTGAACATCGAGTCGGTACCGACGACGGTGTACGCGGGCGCCTGGTCCTCCACGACGTCGGTGAGTCCGCGGCGGAGTTTCTCGCCGAGGCGGTTCACGTGGTCGTACACGTCGTTCTCGGCGGCGTACTTCAGCGACTCGTAGCCGGCGGCCATCGTCACCGGGTGGCCAGAGAACGTCCCCGACTGGAACACGTCGCCGGCGGGTGTGAACTGTTCGAGTATCTCGGATTTGCCGCCGATTGCGCCGACGGGGAAGCCGCCGCCGACTATCTTCCCGAACGTCGTCACGTCGGGCGTGACGCCGAACTTCCCCTGTGCGCACTGCAGGCCGCCGACGCGGAACCCGGTGATGACCTCGTCGAATATCAGCAGCGACCCGTGCGCCTCGGTCAGGTCGCGGAGGTGTTCGAGGTAGCCGTCCACGGGCAGCACGATGCCGTTGTTGCCGAGGATGGGTTCGGTGAGGACGGCGGCGACGTCGTCGCCGTGTTCCTCGAACACCTCGGAAATCGCCTCGGCGTCGTTGAACGGCACCGGAATCGTGTGCTGGGCGAACGACTCGGGGATGCCGCGCGTGCTCGGGTGGACGTCGCCGGGTTCGCCCTCGACGAGCGTGGACTCCTGCGCGCCGTGGTAGCCGCCCTGCATGACGACTATCTTGTCGCGGCTGGTGTAGCCGCGGGCGAGACGGACGGCCGAGACGGTGGCCTCGGTGCCGGAGTTGACGAACCGCGTCATCTCCACCGAGGGGACGTGGCGGGCGACGAACTCCGCGAGTTCGACCTCGACTTCGGTCGGCGCGCCGTACATCGGGCCGTCGGAGGCGTGCGACTGGACGGCCGCGCGGACCGGGTCGGGCATGTCGTGCCCGTAGAGGAGGGGGCCGTAGCCCATCACGTAGTCGAGGTAGCGGTTCCCGTCGGCGTCGACGACGTGGGCGCCGTCGCCGCGTTCGACGAAGAACGGATACGGTCGCGTCGCGCGGACCGAGGAGTTCACGCCGCCGGGGATGACCGACAGCGCTCGGTCGTACAGGTCCCGGGACTCGTCGTGGTTCATGCGCGGAGCGTTGGCGGGGTACGAAAAAAGAAGTACGGGGTTCGGCCGTCGAACCCCGGCGCGACCTACTGTTCGCCCTCCAACCAGCGGACGACCGACGGCGTCTCCTCGTCGTCCTCCTCCTCTATCGGCGCGTAGCGGTCGGCGACGACCAGTCCGACGGCGTCGTTCAGCGCGTGGATGGCGATGAGGGCGGGTAACGAGCGGAACCAGAGGTACAGCAGGGTGGTGACGAGCGCTGGTTGGGCGATGCGGAGGACGGCCTGCCGGTCCCACGTCTCGCCGAGGTGACCGAGCGTGAACGCGACGAAGGAGACGACGCCGGCCAGCGGGAGGCTCCCCGTGAGGGCGGTGATTCGCTCGACTGCGTAGCCGTGGTACGGTATCTCCTCGGTCACGCCCGCCGTCACGGCGACGAACAGGCGTTCCGACAGGGACAGCGACGCGAACGAGCCGATGCCTCGCGCGAGGCTCTCGCCGCCGTCGCCGACGCGGGACCACAGCGGAGCGAGAAGCAGGTTCGTCCCCAGCATCACCGCGAGTCCGCTGCTCACCTGCCAGACGAACAGCCACGGCGACCCGACGCGCCACCCGATGGAGGCGAACGTCTTCCCCTCGGCGGCGACGACGAGGACGATGACGGCGGGGACGACCCACTTCCAGGCGTGTTCGGCGAGTGTGCCGCCGGACAGGTCGAACCGCTCGCGGAGTCGGTGTAGCAACTCGAAGCCGACGAGCGCGACCACGAGTCCGACGGCGGTGACCGGCGTCAGTTCCACGTTCGCTCACGGGATGGGGGAACGCTTGGGTCTTTTCGTCTCTCACGACCTCCGCGGGCGTCCGTCGTCGGCCGCGTCCTGCGACGACCGAGCGACCGGCTCAGACCGCGTCGCGGCCGGTCTTCCCGGTGCGGACCTGGACGGCGTCGTCGACGGGGAGGACGAACACCTTCCCGTCGCCGGGGTCGCCCGTGCGCGCCGCGTCGGCGATGGCGTCCGCCACGTCCTCGGCGGGAACGTCGGCGACGACGCACTCTACCTTGACCTTCTGGTGGAGGTCGACGGTGTACTCCTCGCCGCGCCACTGACTCTTC from the Halogeometricum rufum genome contains:
- a CDS encoding YihY/virulence factor BrkB family protein; protein product: MSRPGDSVRVAWTVVKRAHAHDVKYPAASLAYYGFVSLFPLLVLALAVLSRPEAAWIQRATPTFLSPATRQLVYEATANGAGREGATLLAVAVLLWSGANVTVGFRSAVERAEGGVASSLAGRLRDGVCILGSLVLAVAVIVATSALFSIFPTGRVVEAATLAALLAALTVVFLPLYYAPSRRVTSLRGALPGAVTAAVCWTSMLAVVHVYAVNADRYAVYGVVSGIVIVLTSLYVGALVLLVGVVVNATVAE
- the hemL gene encoding glutamate-1-semialdehyde 2,1-aminomutase encodes the protein MNHDESRDLYDRALSVIPGGVNSSVRATRPYPFFVERGDGAHVVDADGNRYLDYVMGYGPLLYGHDMPDPVRAAVQSHASDGPMYGAPTEVEVELAEFVARHVPSVEMTRFVNSGTEATVSAVRLARGYTSRDKIVVMQGGYHGAQESTLVEGEPGDVHPSTRGIPESFAQHTIPVPFNDAEAISEVFEEHGDDVAAVLTEPILGNNGIVLPVDGYLEHLRDLTEAHGSLLIFDEVITGFRVGGLQCAQGKFGVTPDVTTFGKIVGGGFPVGAIGGKSEILEQFTPAGDVFQSGTFSGHPVTMAAGYESLKYAAENDVYDHVNRLGEKLRRGLTDVVEDQAPAYTVVGTDSMFKTVFTREGPSDLDGCCPAGCEQREDCPRYDYCPKNGADVADAETERWERIFWQEMKERGVFLTANQFESQFVSYAHTDEDIETTLEAYKEAL
- a CDS encoding CPBP family glutamic-type intramembrane protease encodes the protein MELTPVTAVGLVVALVGFELLHRLRERFDLSGGTLAEHAWKWVVPAVIVLVVAAEGKTFASIGWRVGSPWLFVWQVSSGLAVMLGTNLLLAPLWSRVGDGGESLARGIGSFASLSLSERLFVAVTAGVTEEIPYHGYAVERITALTGSLPLAGVVSFVAFTLGHLGETWDRQAVLRIAQPALVTTLLYLWFRSLPALIAIHALNDAVGLVVADRYAPIEEEDDEETPSVVRWLEGEQ
- a CDS encoding P-II family nitrogen regulator, with protein sequence MSADLPNDGEIKLVMAVVRPDKLSEVKRALADVGAPSLTVTNVSGRGSQPATKSQWRGEEYTVDLHQKVKVECVVADVPAEDVADAIADAARTGDPGDGKVFVLPVDDAVQVRTGKTGRDAV